The genomic region CGACGACGTGGCGCTGGCGGTGCTGCACGCGACCCGCACCCTCGGGCTGGACGTGCCATGCACGATCGGGGTCCTCGGGATGGGGAAGGGACCGCTCGGCCAGCTCGCCGAGCCCAGGCTGTCGACCGTCTGGGGCGACATGCGGCCGATGCTCGTCGCTCTCCTCGACGCCCTGCTCATGGAGTTCGGCGGCGCGGACCGGATCACCGAGGTCGACTTCGCGAGCCTCCGTGTCGAGCAGGGCGAGACGACCTAGCGTCCGGTGAACCTCGGCCTGCGGCCGGCGCGGAACGCCTCGATGCCCTCGTGGATGTCCTCGGTCGTCAGTGTCACCGGTTGCGCGAGCGCCTCCCAGCGGATCGCCGCCTCGAGACCTGCGGCCGATGCGTCCAGCCCCGTCTTCGTGAGTCGCGCGGCGATCGGTCCTGCCGCGGCGATCCTGGTCGCCATCGCGATGGCGTGCTCGACCACGTCCGGGACGACCTCAGAGACCAGCCCCCACTCCTGTGCCTGCTCGGCACGGACCTCCCGCCCGGTGAAGAGCATCTCGCGGGCGCGCGTCTGACCAACCGCCTCGGGGAGCAGGAAGGTGGCGCCCATCCCGGCATGGGTGCCGAGGTGGATGAAGGGAGCACTGAAGACGGCCTGCGGGCTGGCGTACCGCACGTCGCAGGCAAGGGCGAGGCACAGGCCTGCGCCGATCGCCGCGCCGTTGACAGCGGCGATCACCGGGTAGGGGAGACGCCGCGGCCGTAGCCAGCTCTCGTA from Nocardioides sp. dk884 harbors:
- a CDS encoding enoyl-CoA hydratase/isomerase family protein — protein: MVSNPDPAVQLTEPADGVRLLTLNRAGIRNAMNGELTSAWNRTLDELDEGGETRCLVVTGAGSSFCAGADLSWLDQGSPDTTIDRLRSRMLPFYESWLRPRRLPYPVIAAVNGAAIGAGLCLALACDVRYASPQAVFSAPFIHLGTHAGMGATFLLPEAVGQTRAREMLFTGREVRAEQAQEWGLVSEVVPDVVEHAIAMATRIAAAGPIAARLTKTGLDASAAGLEAAIRWEALAQPVTLTTEDIHEGIEAFRAGRRPRFTGR